The genomic region CCCGGCCAACCCGATCCTGACCCACCGCAGCACCGACGAGCCCATCCAGAACACCGGCCACGCCGACCTGGTGCAGGGCCCCGACGGCTCGTGGTGGATGGTGCTGCTGGGCGTGCGGCCCGGCGGCGGCACCCCCGGCTGGCACGTGCTCGGCCGGGAGACCTTCCTGGCCCCGGTCACCTGGACCGAGGACTGGCCCGTGGTCGGCGACCTGGCTCCGGCTCTGCCTGCGCCGCCCTGGCCGCTGCACCCCTTCCCCGCCGAGCCGGGCCTGGACGAGTTCGACCCCGGCGAGCTGCGGCCGCACTGGGTGTCCCCGCGCGAACGCCTCGAAACGCACTGCACCACAACGGAACGGCTCGGCTGGCTGACCCTGCGGGCCCGCGGCGGTTCCCTGGACGCGCTCGATGCGGTCTTCCTCGGCCGCCGCCAGCAACACCTCTCCTGCCGGGTGCGCGCGCTCATCGATCCCGCCGACGGCAGCGGCGGCCTCGCGGTCCGCTTCGACGAGCGGCACCACTACGAGATCGAGGCGGGCGCAGGAGAAGTGCGGGTGCTCGCCCGGATCGGCCAGCTGCGCACGGTGGTGGCCTCCCGGCCGGTGCCCGCCGGACCCCTGGTCCTGGGCATCGAGGTGGACGCCACGCGGGAGCTCGTGGACGCCCGTTCCGGGCCGGACGTCCTCTCCTTCGGCCTGGTGGAGCCGGATGGCGGCTTCACCGTGCTGGGCACGCTCGACGGCCGCTACCTCTCCACCGAGGTGGCGGGCGGCTTCACCGGCCGGGTCATCGGCATGTACGCCTCGGCGGGAACCGTGCGCTTCGACTGGTTCGACTACGCGGGTGACCACCTCTGACCATCCCAATCGACGAAGATTGTGAGGGTTCCATGTTGCGATTACTCAGAAACCGCTCGATCTGCCATCGGATCGGCGCACTGCTGGCCGGGGTCACGACCCTGGCCGCGAGCCTCACCCTGGTGACGGCGAACGGGGCCAGCGCCGAAGAACAGGCACCGGCCAACGCGATGGCACACGTGGCGGCGATGCAGCCCGGCTGGAACCTGGGCAACACCCTGGACTCCACCGGCGAGGACGAGACCTCCTGGGGCAACCCGCGGATCACCCAGGCGTTGCTGCGCAACGTGAAGGCGCAGGGCTTCAAGAGCATCCGCATCCCGGTGACCTGGACCCAGCACACCGGGCCCGCGCCGGACTACCCGATCAAGCCTGCCTACCTGGACCGGGTCAAGGAGGTCGTCGGCTGGGCGCTGGCCGAGGGCCTCTACGTGATGGCCAACCTGCACCACGACTCCTGGCAGTGGATCTCGACCATGCCGGCCGACCGCGCCGGTGTGCTCAACCGCTACAACAAGCTGTGGATCCAGCTGGCCGCCGCCTTCAAGGGTTTCTCCCCGACCAGGCTGACCCTGGAGAGCGTCAACGAGCCGCAGTTCACCGGCAGCTCGGGCGCGGCGCAGAACGCCGAGCTGCTGCACGAGCTCAACGCCTCCTTCCGGGACATCGTGCGCCGCTCCGGCGGCAACAACGCCCGGCGCCTGCTCGTGCTGCCCACCCTGCACACCTCTTCCGAGCAGGCGCGGCTGGACGAGCTGGCGGCCTCGATCCGCGGGTTCAACGACCCCAACCTGATCGCCACCGTGCACTACTACGGCTACTGGCCGTTCAGCGTGAACGTCGCGGGCGGCACGCACTTCGACGCCACCGCGCAGAAGGACGTCACCGACTCCTTCGACCGGGTGCACAACACCTTCATCGCGCGCGGCGTGCCGGTGATCCTCGGCGAGTACGGCCTGCTCGGCTTCGACCGGCACACCGGGACCATCCAGCAGGGCGAGAAGTTGAAGTTCTTCGAGTACCTCGGCCACCACGCGCGCCAGCGCAAGATCACCACGATGCTGTGGGACAACGGCCAGCACCTGGGCCGCAACTCCTTCCAGTGGAGCGATCCCGAGCTGTGGGCGCAGATCAAGTCGAGCTGGCGGACCCGCTCGGCCACCGCCGCCACCGACCAGGTGTTCAGCGCCCGGTCCAGCGCTGTCACCGCCAAGACGATCACGTTGAACCTCAACGGAACCTCGTTCACCGGGCTGCGCCACGGCAACACCGAACTGGTGCGCGGCCGGGACTACACCGTCTCCGGGGACCAGCTCACCCTGACCGCCTCGGCGATCACCAGGCTGAGCGGATCACGGGAGTACGGCGTCAACGCGGTGCTCTCGGCCCGCTTCGCCAACGGCCTGCCGTGGCGGATCAACCTCGTCACCCACGACCAGCCGATCCTGGCCGCTGCCAACGGAACCACGGCCGCCTTCGCCATCCCGACCACCTTCCGCGGTGACCTGCTGGCCACCATGGAGGCCAAGTACGACGACGGCAGCAACGCGGGCCCGCACGACTGGACCCCGTTCAAGGAGTACGACCGCGCGTTCGCGCCCAACTACGCCGGCAACGCCACCACCCTGACCGCGGACTTCTTCGCCGCGGTCAAGGACAACGCCAGGGTGACGCTGACCTTCCACTACTGGAGCGGCGTCAAGCTGACCTACCACGTCACCAAGTCGGGCAGCACGGTCACCGGCACGACGGCCTGACCCACCCAGGCCGCGGTGGTACGCGGGGAGCCCCACTCCGGGCTTCCCGCGTACCCGCACACCCATGGAGGAACTCAGCATGCACCGGTACCGATCAGCGGCAGCCACGGCCCTCGCCGCCGTGCTGACCGCGACCCTCAGCAGCGCCCCGGCTGCCGCGGCCGCGCCACTGGACCAGGCGCACACCGCGGGCCGGGTCACCAATTCCGTGCAGTACACCTGGCCCGGCGTCTACTTCGAAGGCCGCTTCCGCGGCACCGGAGTCGGCATCGTGCTCAACGACACGGTGAACGACTACGAGGTGCAGGTCGACGGCAAGACCGTCGCCACCCTGGTGACACCGGGCCGGACCACGCACTGGGTGCGCGGCCTGAGCAACGGCCCGCACCGCGTCCGGCTGGTCAAGCGCACCGAGAGCACCTGGGCCGCGGGGGAGTTCGGCGGTTTCGTGGCCGCGCCCGGCGGCGCGATCCTGGCAAAGCCGCCCGCGCGCGCCAGGCAGGTCGAGTTCATCGGCGACTCGATGACCGCGGGCTACGGCAACATGTCCACCTCGCGCGACTGCTCGGCCACCGGCGGCGTCAGCCGCAACACCAACACCGACCAGAGCTTCGGCGCGCTCACCGCCCGCGCCCTCAACGCCGACTACCAGGTCAACGCGCAGTCCGGCCTGGGCATGGTGCGCAACTACAACGGCGGTTCCCCGGAGATCACCTACCGCACCTTCTACGACCGCGCGCTGCAACACGTGCCCGGTGACGTGTGGCGCAACCCCTCCTGGCGACCGCAGCTGGTCGTGGTCGGCCTGGGCGCCAACGACTTCTCCACCGCGATCAACCCCGGCGAGCAGTGGACCCCGGAACGCCTGGTCGCGGCCTACAAGTCCGCCTACCACGGGTTCCTGGACAAGCTGCGGGCCCGCTACGGCCCCGGCACCACGATCGTGGTCAGCGCCACCGCGGTGTCCAGCACCACCACCTTCGCCGACGCCACCGGGCAGGTCGTGCAGGAGCGCAACCGCAAGGGGGACAACCGGATCCGCCACTGGTTCTACAACGACCCGGCGCTGGACCGCCTCGGCTGTGACTGGCACTTCTCCCAGCGCGACCACCGGCTGATCTCCGGCCTGCTCACCAACTACCTGGCCAAGCTGCCCCTGGGTTGGTGACGGCGGTCCAGCGCCGCGTGCTCAGCGGTCCCAGCGGGTCGCGCGGCTGAAGGTGCGCGGGTCGCCGCTGAGGCCGACGACCGTGCCGGAGTTGTTCACCCCGGCGGCGATCCCCGCCTCCTCATCGTGCAGCACCGGCAGCACGGTGAGGGTGCCGTCCAGCTCGCGCAGCACGGCCCTGCTGTCGCCGAGCTCGTGGAAGCGCGACTCGATGGTGATCAGCCCGTCGTCGTTGATGTCGTTGGCGATCCCCGCGCGGCCACCGGGGACCAGGCCGAGGTCGGTGACGGTGCCGTCGAGGTTCCAGCGCACCGGCCTGCTGCCGGAGAGACCGACGATCACCCCGTGCCGGTTGACCGCCTCGGCGCGGTTGGAGGTCTGGCCCGGCAGCGCGGGCAGCGGCGTGACGGTGCCGTCCGGCAGCCACCGGACCGCGACCTGGTTGTTGCCCAGGTTGGAGGAACCCACCGCGGTGCCGTCCGCGCCGACCGCGCGGACCAGGGACCGCTCGTGCCCCGGCAGCGGGTCCAAAATGGACATCGCGCCGTCGGGACTCCAGCGCAGACCGCGCTCGAACCACTTGTCCTCGGTGTAGTAGGAGGACTGGCCGACCACCACACCGTCGTCGTTGACCCCGACGGCGTAACCGCTGCTGTTCCCCTGCTCGTTGACCGGCAGGGTGAGCACCTCGACCCGGCCCTGGGCGTCCCAGCGCACCGGCCGCTCCAGCTCCGGGTCCTGGGCGTCACCCACCACGACCCCGCTGCTGTTGACCGCCCAGGCCTGCGTGGTCTTGCGCCCCTCCGGCCGGGCCAGCTCGGTCATCGAGCCGTCCCGTTCCCAGCGCACGGCCCGCCGGTAGTCGCTGTTCCTTGACTCGCCGACGATGACCCCGTGGTCGTTGATCGCGGTGGCGTGCGAGCTGCCGGTGCCGGGCAGCACCCCCAGATCGGCAGGCGTGGCCGCGGCCATGGCCGGTGTGGCGCCGCCGATGACCAGCAGCGCGGTCAGCGCGAGCGTGCCCGCGACGGACGCACGTCGAATGCGCACGAAGATGTCCTTCCCCAGTGGGTTGAGCTTCCCGCGGAGCGTATATCGCCCCTGACAGGAACAGGCCAGTGGAGCGATCCCGCCGGTCCGGCTGCCCTAGCGTGGACCGCGACACCGGAAGACTCGGAGTGCGAGGGCAAGGCGATGGCGAAGATCGGGGAGTACCCACGGGTTCGCCTGACGCACGTGCACAGCGAGGAGGAGCGCGAGTACCTCGTCGTCGCCACGCACAAGATCCGGTACTCACTGCACCAGATCCCGGTGCCGAGGCCGGCCACCGGTGTGGTGGTGGACACGGTGGCGTGCGGCTCCTGCGACGCGCGCCTGGAGGTGCGGGTGTTCAGTCCGGCCCAGCGGCTGCGGGCGAAGCTGCGCTGGCTCGCGGTGCTGCTGGTGGGTGCGGTGATCGCCGCCGTGGCCACCTCCGCCCTGGTCGCCCTGGACCAGGCGGACGACCTGAGCGGGTCGCCGATGCTGCTGTGGCTGCTCACCAACGCCGTCGGCCTCGGCGCGGTGGTCACGGGCGGTGTGTTCCTGTGCACCGAGGACGGCGTGCGGCTCCCGTCGTTCTGGCGCGACGCCAGCCACCGGCTCCGCCGCTGGTGAACCGCCCGCTGCGATCTAGAGTGGGCTGGTGCCGCTAGTGGAGATCACCCATGCCCCGGAAGTCGCTGAGTCCGTCCTCCGCGAGCTCGGCTCGGTGTTGCCGCACCTGGTGTCGGTAGCGGTGGAATGCCCGGAGGAACCGTACGACGGCGACCTGCGACCGGGGGATGTGGAGATCCGGTTCCGGCAGCTGGGACCACTGGACCGCTGCGGGCTGCCCGTGGTGATCGAGATCCGGTCGAAGTGGTTCGAGAGCAGGGCGGCCAACCGGCAGGAACGGGTGGACCGGCTGCACGCCGACATCACGGCCGCCACCGGGCTGGCGGACTTCGGCGTGTACCTGTCGCTGCCGGTGGCCGCTTGGGCGCAGGGGGACTAGCGCGCCGAAGTCGGGGTGCGGCCGTAGCCCTGCCGCCGAAGCAGCCCAGGAAGAAGTGAGCCACCGGCCGGTCCGCGGCCAGCCCGCGGGCTCCGGCACCACTTCCGCCGGATCCGGCCGCGCCAGGTGCTCGGTGCGGGGACCGCTTGTGTTCAGCTCGCCGCGCGTTCGGCCAGCACCCGGGCCAGCTCCGCCGAGGGCACCTCCGGCACCCGCTCGGTCTGCGCGACCAGCGCCCACCGGTCGCCGTCCTCGGCCGGTGACCAGTGCGCCGCGGTGTCCAGGTGGTGCCGCACCAGCCGGGACAGCGCGGCGTGGCAGGCGGGTTC from Crossiella sp. CA-258035 harbors:
- a CDS encoding glycoside hydrolase family 43 protein — translated: MSLTNPVVPGMHPDPSVCRVDEDYYLVCSSFEYFPGVPVFHSRDLVHWRQIGNALDRPSQLDLATVWSSAGIYAPTLRHHDGRFWLIVTNVSEGGGNMLCTATDPAGPWSDPLWLPDVVGIDPDLAWDAEGNCWCTVAGVSQYRIDPHTGETFGPARKLWSGTPGAKAPEAPHLYRIGDYWYLLIAEGGTERGHGVSIARSSSPNGPFEPCPANPILTHRSTDEPIQNTGHADLVQGPDGSWWMVLLGVRPGGGTPGWHVLGRETFLAPVTWTEDWPVVGDLAPALPAPPWPLHPFPAEPGLDEFDPGELRPHWVSPRERLETHCTTTERLGWLTLRARGGSLDALDAVFLGRRQQHLSCRVRALIDPADGSGGLAVRFDERHHYEIEAGAGEVRVLARIGQLRTVVASRPVPAGPLVLGIEVDATRELVDARSGPDVLSFGLVEPDGGFTVLGTLDGRYLSTEVAGGFTGRVIGMYASAGTVRFDWFDYAGDHL
- a CDS encoding cellulase family glycosylhydrolase; the encoded protein is MRLLRNRSICHRIGALLAGVTTLAASLTLVTANGASAEEQAPANAMAHVAAMQPGWNLGNTLDSTGEDETSWGNPRITQALLRNVKAQGFKSIRIPVTWTQHTGPAPDYPIKPAYLDRVKEVVGWALAEGLYVMANLHHDSWQWISTMPADRAGVLNRYNKLWIQLAAAFKGFSPTRLTLESVNEPQFTGSSGAAQNAELLHELNASFRDIVRRSGGNNARRLLVLPTLHTSSEQARLDELAASIRGFNDPNLIATVHYYGYWPFSVNVAGGTHFDATAQKDVTDSFDRVHNTFIARGVPVILGEYGLLGFDRHTGTIQQGEKLKFFEYLGHHARQRKITTMLWDNGQHLGRNSFQWSDPELWAQIKSSWRTRSATAATDQVFSARSSAVTAKTITLNLNGTSFTGLRHGNTELVRGRDYTVSGDQLTLTASAITRLSGSREYGVNAVLSARFANGLPWRINLVTHDQPILAAANGTTAAFAIPTTFRGDLLATMEAKYDDGSNAGPHDWTPFKEYDRAFAPNYAGNATTLTADFFAAVKDNARVTLTFHYWSGVKLTYHVTKSGSTVTGTTA
- a CDS encoding SGNH/GDSL hydrolase family protein, whose translation is MEELSMHRYRSAAATALAAVLTATLSSAPAAAAAPLDQAHTAGRVTNSVQYTWPGVYFEGRFRGTGVGIVLNDTVNDYEVQVDGKTVATLVTPGRTTHWVRGLSNGPHRVRLVKRTESTWAAGEFGGFVAAPGGAILAKPPARARQVEFIGDSMTAGYGNMSTSRDCSATGGVSRNTNTDQSFGALTARALNADYQVNAQSGLGMVRNYNGGSPEITYRTFYDRALQHVPGDVWRNPSWRPQLVVVGLGANDFSTAINPGEQWTPERLVAAYKSAYHGFLDKLRARYGPGTTIVVSATAVSSTTTFADATGQVVQERNRKGDNRIRHWFYNDPALDRLGCDWHFSQRDHRLISGLLTNYLAKLPLGW